CGCCGGCAGTACGTCGACGGCAAGGGCGTGCCCTGCCTGGTCGCCGTCGAGCAGGACGCCAGCGGTGGCGCGCTCGCGCTGGCCCTGTCATACGCCAAGGGCATCGGCGGCACCCGGGCGGGTGCTATCAGGACCTCCTTCAAGGAGGAGACGGAGACCGACCTCTTCGGTGAGCAGGCGGTGCTCTGCGGTGGCGCGGCCGCGCTGGTGCAGACCGGCTTCGAGGTGCTGACCGAGGCCGGGTACGCGCCCGAGGTGGCGTACTTCGAGTGCCTGCACGAGCTGAAGCTCATCGTCGACCTGATGTACGAGGGTGGCATCGCCAAAATGCGCTACAGCATCTCCGACACCGCCGAGTACGGCGACCTCTCCCGCGGTCCACGTGTCATCGACGGCCGGGTCAAAGAGGAGATGCGCAAGATCCTCGGCGAGATCCGATCCGGCGAGTTCGCCCGCGAGTGGGTGGCCGAGGACGAGGCGGGCCGTCCGAACTTCACCAAGTGGCGGGCCGAGGGGGCGGCGCACCCGATCGAGGAGACCGGTCGGAAGCTGCGCGGCATGATGAGCTGGGTGGAGCGCCCGATCACCGAGACCGCCTGACCACGTCCCCCCGAGACTCCGCTCTGGTCCGTTCACGGCCCGACGCTCTCCCTCCCCGGCGTCGGGCCGTGAACGGCGCGGAGGACTGGTCGCGGCCGCCATCGTCCGGGCGTGTGTCCGTGTCGTCCGGGCCTGTTTTCGTCCAACATTGTCCCGGTGGGACGCCTGGGCGGGTCGTACCGGAACACGGAGAGTCTCCGAACAGCGGTATTCCTGACCGGCATTTCCTGCCTCTCAGGAATACCGCTGGATTCCTCTGTCCGCCTCCGACGGTCGTCACGCGGAGCCGGGTCCGTCGGATCCCGCTCGAGCTCGTCCGCCTTCCGTGCCAGTCGATTCACGTCGTTGCTTCACGTCGTCGGGCCGGCCGGCCAGGGGTGGGTTCCGGCACATCGCGCTGAGTGGCCGGGAGTTCGAGCGGCACGGCTGCGCCTCTCGGCGTCTACCGCCGGCGGCGTCGCGAGGGGAGTCCCCAACGATCGTTAATCTGCGTGTCATGTGTCGTTTGTGAGGGCGCTCACCCCGCTCTCCGCGGCGCGCGGGCCGGCCCGCCCCCTACGATCCGAGGTAGGTGCGTAGCCGGCACCTGACGGCCATGGCCTGGATCAGGGTGGGGCGCAGCGTCGCCTCCCGCCGACCGGCCGACCGCTCTGACGACACCTACGAGGACCGATGAATCCTGTCGTACTGATCGCCGAAGAACTCGCTCCCGCCGCCATCGAGGTGCTCGCCCACGACTTCGACGTCCGTCACATCGACGGCACCGACCGTCCGGCCCTGCTCGCGGCGCTCTCCGAGGCCGACGCTGTCATCGTCCGTAGCGCGACCCAGATCGACGCCGAGGCGATCGCCGCCGCGCCGCGTTTGAAGGTCGTCGCCCGGGCCGGCGTCGGTCTGGACAACGTCGAGGTGTCGGCCGCCACGGCGCGGGGCGTCATGGTCGTCAACGCCCCCACCTCCAACATCGTTTCTGCCGCCGAGCAGGCCGTCGCGCTGTTGCTCGCGGTCGCCCGCAACACCGCCAGCGCCAGCGCGGCGCTCAAGGCGGGGGAGTGGAAGCGCTCGCGGTACACCGGCGTGGAGATCCAGGGCAAGACCGTCGGCGTGGTCGGCCTCGGTCGCATCGGTGTGCTCTTCGCACAGCGGATCGCCGCGTTCGGCACTCGACTGATCGCGTTCGACCCCTACATCCAGCCGGCCCGGGCGGCGCAGCTCGGTGTCCGCCTGGTCGGCTTGGAGGAGCTGCTCCGGGAGAGTGACTTCATCTCGATCCACCTACCGAAGACGCCGGAGACCGTGGGCCTGATCGGCGAGAAGGAGCTGGCGATCGTCAAGCCAGGTGTGCGGATCGTCAACGCCGCTCGGGGCGGGTTGGTCGACGAGCAGGCCCTCGCGGACGCCATCGCCGAGGGGCGGGTCGCCGGTGCCGGCGTCGACGTGTACGCCAAGGAGCCGTGCACCTCCTCGCCGCTGTTCGCGTTCGACAACGTGGTGGCCACCCCGCACCTCGGTGCCTCCACCGCCGAGGCGCAGGACAAGGCCGGCCTCGCCGTCGCCAAGAGCGTCAAGCTGGCGCTGCAGGGCGAGTTCGTGCCGGACGCGGTCAACGTGCAGGCGGGCGGCGTGGTCGCCGAGGACGTCCGGCCGTTGCTGCCGCTGGCCGAGAAGCTCGGCCGGGCGTTCACCGCGGTCGCTGGCGGGATCGCCGCCAGCGTCACCGTCGAGGCGCGCGGTGAGATTGTCAGCCACGACGTGTCGGTGCTCAAGCTCGCCGTGACAAAGGGGCTGTTCAGTTCCGTGGTCGAGGAGCAGGTCACCTACGTCAACGCGCCGCACCTGGCGGCCGAGCGGGGCGTCGAGGTGTCGCTCACGACCTCGGCCGAAACGTCCGACCACCCGGTGCTGGTCACCGTCCGCGGCGCGCTGCCCGACGGTCGTACGGTCAGCGTCTCCGGCACGGTCGCCGCCGCCGGTCCCCGCGACGTCATCAAGCTCACCGAGGTGGACGGCTTCGACGTCGAGATCGGCGCGGAGGGCATCCTGGTCTTCCTCCGCTACGCCGACCGTCCCGGAGTGGTCGGCACCGTCGGCACGCTGCTCGGCAAAGCTGGCATCAACATCGCCGCGATGCAGGTGGCCCGCCGGGAGGCCGGCGGCGAGACGCTGATGACGCTCACCATCGACCAGGCGCTCGGCGCCGACCTGCTCACCTCGGCGGCAGACTCGATCGGCGCGACCGCGGCCAGCGCCGCCGACCTGCGCGACGAGTGATCTGAGGGCACCACGAGGAAGGGCCCGGCGACGCCGGACCCTTCCTCACCCTCGCCCCGGGCACTCCCGCCACCCGGGCGCGCACTCACTCCCTGACGACGTGGTCTGGCCGGCCG
The sequence above is a segment of the Micromonospora sp. WMMA1363 genome. Coding sequences within it:
- the ilvC gene encoding ketol-acid reductoisomerase; the encoded protein is MSVEVYYDDDADLRPIQDRRVAVIGYGSQGHAHALSLRDSGVDVVIGLPEGSKSRAKAEEQGLRVVTPAEAAAEADVIMILAPDTAQRSLYTESIAPHLTAGKALFFGHGFNIRYGLVTPPAEVDVAMVAPKGPGHLVRRQYVDGKGVPCLVAVEQDASGGALALALSYAKGIGGTRAGAIRTSFKEETETDLFGEQAVLCGGAAALVQTGFEVLTEAGYAPEVAYFECLHELKLIVDLMYEGGIAKMRYSISDTAEYGDLSRGPRVIDGRVKEEMRKILGEIRSGEFAREWVAEDEAGRPNFTKWRAEGAAHPIEETGRKLRGMMSWVERPITETA
- the serA gene encoding phosphoglycerate dehydrogenase — encoded protein: MNPVVLIAEELAPAAIEVLAHDFDVRHIDGTDRPALLAALSEADAVIVRSATQIDAEAIAAAPRLKVVARAGVGLDNVEVSAATARGVMVVNAPTSNIVSAAEQAVALLLAVARNTASASAALKAGEWKRSRYTGVEIQGKTVGVVGLGRIGVLFAQRIAAFGTRLIAFDPYIQPARAAQLGVRLVGLEELLRESDFISIHLPKTPETVGLIGEKELAIVKPGVRIVNAARGGLVDEQALADAIAEGRVAGAGVDVYAKEPCTSSPLFAFDNVVATPHLGASTAEAQDKAGLAVAKSVKLALQGEFVPDAVNVQAGGVVAEDVRPLLPLAEKLGRAFTAVAGGIAASVTVEARGEIVSHDVSVLKLAVTKGLFSSVVEEQVTYVNAPHLAAERGVEVSLTTSAETSDHPVLVTVRGALPDGRTVSVSGTVAAAGPRDVIKLTEVDGFDVEIGAEGILVFLRYADRPGVVGTVGTLLGKAGINIAAMQVARREAGGETLMTLTIDQALGADLLTSAADSIGATAASAADLRDE